From the Salmo trutta chromosome 2, fSalTru1.1, whole genome shotgun sequence genome, one window contains:
- the LOC115158379 gene encoding ATP-dependent RNA helicase DHX8-like, which yields MLLFSSEHKTVSWIMSHIGDNELEQLEYLSLVSKVCTELDNHLGISDKDLAEFVISLAEKQPTFDGFKSLLLKNGAEFTDSLVGNLLRLIQTMRPPPKASTSKAFEPVVKQKSDKDKLKELFPALCRPDDPAPKAILDEDDVKIADAAMKELEMFMPSVSRSDSKSKSRSDKKRRHSRSRSRDRDRRRRHRSRSRSRSRSRSRDRDRQRERDRERDRDRGKKRASRWSERSRTPSPHRDRDRDTKEGSDRWKDKHVDRPPPEEPTVGDIFNGKITSIMQFGCFVQLEGLRKRWEGLVHISELRREGRVANVADVVQKGQRVKIKVLSFTGSKTSLSMKDVDQETGEDLNPNRRRNQGPDGEEEKIMRNPDRPTNLNLGHAPELEDDTLERKRLTKISDPEKWEIKQMIAANVLSKEEFPDFDEETGILPKVDDEEDEDLEIELVEEEPPFLRGHTKQSMDMSPVKIVKNPDGSLSQAAMMQSALAKERREVKQCQREAEMDSIPMGLNKHWVDPLPDVDGRQIAANMRGIGMMPTDIPEWKKHAFGGNKASYGKKTAMSILEQRESLPIYKLKEQLIQAVHDNQILIVIGETGSGKTTQITQYLAEAGYTTRGKIGCTQPRRVAAMSVAKRVSEEYGCCLGQEVGYTIRFEDCTSPETVIKYMTDGMLLRECLIDPDLGQYAIIMLDEAHERTIHTDVLFGLLKKTVQKRTDMKLIVTSATLDAVKFSQYFYEAPIFTIPGRTYPVEVLYTKEPETDYLDASLITVMQIHLTEPPGDVLVFLTGQEEIDTACEILYERMKSLGPEVPELIILPVYSALPSEMQTRIFDPAPPGSRKVVIATNIAETSLTIDGIYYVVDPGFVKQKVYNSKTGIDQLVVTPISQAQAKQRAGRAGRTGPGKTYRLYTERAYRDEMLTTNVPEIQRTNLASTVLSLKAMGINDLLSFDFMDAPPMETLITAMEQLYTLGSLDDEGLLTRLGRRMAEFPLEPMLCKMLIMSVHLGCSEEMLTIVSMLSVQNVFYRPKDKQALADQKKAKFHQAEGDHLTLLAVYNSWKNNKFSNPWCYENFIQARSLRRAQDIRKQMLGIMDRHKLDVVTCGKATVRVQKAICSGFFRNAAKKDPQEGYRTLIDQQVVYIHPSSALFNRQPEWVVYHELVLTTKEYMREVTTIDPRWLVEFSPAFFKVSDPTRLSKQKKQQRLEPLYNRYEEPNAWRISRAFRRR from the exons atgctGCTGTTTTCTTCTGAACACAAAACAGTCTCTTGGATAATGTCACACATCGGCGATAACGAGCTAGAACAACTGGAATACCTCTCGTTGGTATCCAAAGTGTGCACAGAACTTGACAACCATTTGGGGATAAGTGATAAAGATCTAG CTGAGTTTGTCATCAGCCTTGCTGAAAAGCAACCAACGTTTGATGGCTTCAAATCACTTCTGCTGAAAAATGGAGCAGAATTCACA GATTCACTCGTCGGCAATTTGCTCAGACTTATTCAAACGATGCGGCCTCCACCAAAGGCGTCTACAAGCAAAG CCTTTGAACCTGTGGTCAAGCAGAAGAGTGACAAGGACAAACTGAAGGAATTGTTTCCTGCATTATGCAGGCCAGACGATCCTGCTCCCAAG GCCATATTGGATGAAGACGATGTGAAGATCGCCGACGCTGCCATGAAGGAGTTGGAGATGTTCATGCCCAGTGTGAGCAGATCAGACTCAAAGAGCAAGAGCAG GTCGGACAAAAAGAGGAGGCACAGCAGAAGTCGGAGCCGAGACCGGGACAGGAGGCGGCGTCACCGTTCTCGGTCCCGCTCACGCTCTAGATCTCGCTCTAGGGACAGGGaccgtcagagagagagagaccgtgagaGGGACCGCGACCGTGGTAAGAAACGTGCGTCTCGCTGGAGTGAGCGCAGTCGCACCCCCAGCCCCCACAGAGACCGAGACAGGGACACAAAGGAAGGCTCTGACCGGTGGAAGGACAAACACGTGGATCGCCCTCCACCAGAGGAGCCTACTGTGGGGGACATCTTCAATGGCAAAATCACCAGCATCATGCAGTTTGGCTGCTTCGTGCAACTGGAAGGGCTGAG GAAACGCTGGGAGGGCTTGGTCCACATCTCTGAGCTGCGCAGAGAGGGACGTGTTGCCAATGTGGCTGATGTGGTCCAGAAAGGTCAAAGGGTCAAGATCAAGGTGCTGTCCTTCACTGGCTCCAAGACCAGTCTCAGTATGAAG GATGTAGACCAGGAAACGGGGGAGGACCTGAACCCCAACCGGAGGAGGAACCAGGGCCCCGATGGTGAGGAGGAGAAAATCATGAGGAACCCCGACCGCCCAACCAACCTCAACTTGGGCCACGCCCCTGAGTTGGAGGACGACACACTGGAGCGCAAGAGGCTGACCAAGATATCTGACCCCGAGAAGTGGGAGATCAAACAG ATGATTGCTGCTAATGTTCTTTCTAAAGAGGAGTTCCCTGACTTTGATGAGGAGACCGGTATCCTCCCCAAAGTAGATGACGAAGAAG ATGAAGACCTGGAGATTGAGCTGGTGGAGGAGGAGCCTCCGTTCCTGAGAGGACACACTAAACAGAGTATGGACATGAGCCCTGTCAAGATTGTCAAG AATCCAGACGGCTCGCTGTCCCAGGCAGCCATGATGCAGAGTGCTTTGGCtaaggagaggagggaagtgAAGCAGTGTCAGCGAGAGGCCGAGATGGACTCCATCCCCATGGGCCTGAACAAACACTGGGTTGACCCCCTGCCTGACG TTGATGGGAGACAGATTGCAGCCAACATGAGAGGCATCGGCATGATGCCAACTGACATCCCGGAGTGGAAGAAACATGCCTTTGGGGGCAACAAAGCCTCTTATGGCAAAAAGACAGCGATGTCCAtcctggagcagagagagagcctaCCCATCTACAAGCTCAAAGAACAGCTCATACAG GCTGTCCACGATAACCAGATCCTGATTGTTATTGGAGAGACTGGCTCTGGGAAAACCACCCAGATCACCCAGTACCTGGCCGAGGCAGGCTACACCACTCGGGGGAAGATCGGCTGCACTCAGCCCCGTCGTGTGGCAGCCATGTCCGTGGCCAAGAGAGTCTCTGAAGAGTACGGTTGCTGTCTCGGCCAGGAG GTTGGATACACCATTCGTTTTGAGGACTGCACCAGCCCTGAGACAGTGATTAAGTACATGACAGACGGTATGTTGCTGAGAGAGTGTCTGATAGATCCGGACCTTGGCCAGTACGCCATCATCATGTTGGATGAGGCCCACGAGAGGACCATCCATACCGACGTACTCTTCGGTCTGCTCAAGAAG aCGGTGCAGAAACGCACGGACATGAAGCTCATTGTGACTTCGGCCACACTTGATGCCGTCAAGTTCTCTCAGTACTTCTACGAAGCGCCCATCTTCACCATCCCAGGGCGTACCTATCCAGTGGAGGTGCTCTACACCAAAGAACCGGAGACAGACTACCTGGATGCCAGTCTCATCACCGTCATGCAGATCCACCTGACTGAGCCCCCAG GTGATGTCCTGGTGTTTCTGACGGGCCAGGAGGAGATCGACACAGCTTGTGAGATCTTGTATGAACGGATGAAGTCACTGGGACCTGAAGTGCCTGAACTCATCATCCTACCGGTGTACTCTGCCCTGCCCAGCGAGATGCAGACCCGTATCTTTGACCCTGCTCCCCCCGGCAGCAGAAAGGTTGTCATTGCCACTAACATTGCTGAGACGTCTCTGACCATCGACGGTATCTACTATGTGGTGGACCCAGGCTTTGTGAAGCAAAAGGTGTACAACTCCAAGACTGGTATCGACCAGCTGGTGGTGACCCCCATCTCACAG GCCCAAGCCAAGCAGCGGGCTGGAAGAGCTGGAAGAACTGGTCCAGGGAAGACCTACAGGCTGTACACAGAGAGAGCCTACAGAGACGAGATGCTCACCACCAACGTGCCTGAGATCCAGAGAACTAACTTGGCCAGCACTGTGCTGTCTCTCAAg GCTATGGGCATCAATGACCTGCTGTCGTTTGACTTCATGGATGCGCCACCCATGGAGACGCTGATCACGGCCATGGAGCAGCTCTACACTCTGGGGTCTCTGGACGATGAAGGGTTGCTCACTCGCCTTGGACGCAGG atGGCCGAGTTCCCTCTGGAGCCCATGCTGTGTAAGATGCTGATCATGTCCGTCCACCTGGGCTGCAGTGAGGAGATGCTCACCATCGTCTCCATGCTGTCTGTGCAGAACGTCTTCTACAGGCCCAAG GACAAGCAGGCCCTGGCTGACCAGAAGAAGGCCAAGTTCCACCAAGCCGAAGGAGACCACCTTACCCTGCTGGCTGTGTATAACTCCTGGAAGAACAACAAGTTCTCCAACCCTTGGTGCTATGAGAACTTCATCCAGGCCCGCTCCTTGCGCAGAGCTCAGGACATCCGCAAACAGATGTTGGGCATCATGGACAG ACATAAACTGGACGTGGTGACTTGTGGAAAGGCCACAGTGCGTGTACAGAAGGCCATCTGCAGTGGTTTCTTCCGAAACGCAGCCAAAAAGGATCCCCAGGAAGGCTACCGTACCCTCATTGACCAGCAGGTGGTGTACATCCACCCCTCCAGTGCCCTGTTCAACCGCCAGCCTGAGTG GGTGGTGTACCACGAGCTGGTGCTGACCACGAAAGAGTACATGAGGGAAGTGACCACCATTGACCCACGCTGGCTGGTAGAGTTCTCGCCGGCCTTCTTCAAAGTGTCCGACCCCACACGCCTCAGCAAACAGAAGAAGCAGCAGCGCCTTGAGCCCCTCTATAACCGCTACGAGGAGCCCAACGCATGGAGAATCTCCCGCGCCTTCCGTCGGCGCTAG